Proteins encoded in a region of the Brevundimonas vesicularis genome:
- a CDS encoding DUF3667 domain-containing protein, which translates to MDIEGAGAVVTAGLVAGAIEKPTGKAGEAHAHGVCSDCGAETSGNFCANCGQPTHIHRSLLHLGEELLHGVMHFDARIWRTLPLLWANPGKLTREWVEGKRTRYVSPLAIFLFTLFVMFFALSFMPHPESKSGEAAEMSERIASQRVGLAEAEKALVQMRAESGAQPDPTMQMAINAGQKLVDDRRAALAQLEIEQRDGRADGLKPGSWQAGIKDMATGESGETKLKVMGKDAKKEGHGIGATVLKKLQNPDLAVYKFQQTVYKFAFLLVPLSIPFVALLFLWKRGFTLYDHGVFVLYSLTFMAMLLMLMVLSATIAGWLGGIVIPLGLLAVPVHVFV; encoded by the coding sequence ATGGATATCGAAGGGGCGGGCGCCGTCGTCACGGCCGGACTGGTCGCAGGCGCGATTGAAAAGCCGACGGGCAAGGCCGGCGAGGCCCACGCCCACGGCGTCTGTTCCGACTGCGGGGCGGAAACGAGCGGCAACTTCTGCGCAAACTGCGGCCAGCCGACCCATATCCATCGCAGCCTGCTGCATCTGGGCGAAGAGCTGCTGCACGGGGTCATGCATTTCGACGCCCGCATCTGGCGCACCCTGCCGCTGCTGTGGGCGAATCCCGGAAAGCTGACGCGCGAGTGGGTCGAGGGCAAACGCACGCGCTACGTCTCGCCGCTGGCGATCTTCCTGTTCACCCTGTTCGTGATGTTCTTCGCGCTCAGCTTCATGCCGCACCCGGAATCGAAGTCCGGCGAGGCGGCGGAGATGAGCGAACGGATCGCGTCCCAGCGCGTCGGCTTGGCCGAGGCCGAAAAGGCCCTGGTCCAGATGCGGGCCGAAAGCGGCGCCCAGCCGGACCCGACGATGCAGATGGCGATCAACGCCGGACAAAAGCTGGTCGACGACCGCCGCGCGGCCTTGGCCCAGCTGGAGATCGAGCAGCGCGACGGCCGCGCCGACGGTCTGAAGCCCGGCAGCTGGCAAGCCGGGATCAAGGACATGGCGACCGGCGAGAGCGGCGAGACCAAGCTGAAGGTCATGGGCAAGGATGCCAAGAAGGAAGGCCACGGCATCGGCGCCACGGTGTTGAAGAAGCTGCAGAACCCGGACCTGGCGGTTTATAAGTTTCAGCAGACGGTGTACAAGTTCGCCTTCCTGCTGGTGCCCTTGTCGATCCCGTTCGTGGCCCTGCTGTTTCTGTGGAAACGGGGCTTCACCCTGTACGACCACGGGGTGTTCGTTCTGTATTCGCTGACCTTCATGGCCATGCTGCTGATGCTGATGGTGCTGTCGGCGACGATCGCCGGGTGGCTGGGCGGCATCGTCATTCCGCTGGGGCTGCTGGCCGTGCCCGTGCATGTGTTCGTCTAG
- a CDS encoding tetratricopeptide repeat protein — protein sequence MTKLSISRVHLLAAAALGVLLIGGGAVAQQAQPNIMERTEWDNRRLDQLDRNVRRLERALTQRNAAGQPVLVEPDPEVVTLQGQFALMDRRLGDLEATVRRINGDNERLTFQLDEATRENETLKTRLADAEGRLQKLETQAELNAPIEATSPTGDATRDLAAAVALLSTDKPRGERALETVIAAWPDTPQSREANSRLGDLRVAANDRAGAVPYYAAALKDWPRIGWAADTTLKLADALFATQRKPQGCAALAEFTRRYAPAASDPQKARAAQLKTTGACA from the coding sequence ATGACCAAGCTCTCGATCTCTCGCGTTCATCTCCTCGCCGCCGCCGCCCTTGGCGTCCTACTGATCGGGGGCGGCGCGGTCGCCCAGCAGGCCCAGCCCAACATCATGGAGCGGACCGAGTGGGACAATCGCCGCCTGGACCAGCTGGACCGCAATGTGCGGCGGCTCGAGCGCGCCCTGACCCAGAGAAACGCCGCTGGCCAGCCCGTGCTGGTCGAGCCGGACCCCGAGGTGGTGACGCTGCAGGGGCAGTTCGCCCTGATGGACCGACGCCTGGGCGACCTGGAGGCCACGGTGCGCCGGATCAACGGCGACAACGAGCGTCTAACCTTCCAGCTGGACGAGGCCACCCGCGAGAACGAGACGCTGAAGACGCGTCTGGCGGACGCCGAGGGCCGGTTGCAGAAGCTGGAGACCCAGGCCGAGCTCAATGCGCCGATCGAGGCGACCTCGCCGACCGGCGATGCGACCCGCGACCTGGCGGCGGCGGTGGCCCTGCTGTCGACCGACAAGCCACGCGGCGAGCGGGCGCTGGAAACGGTGATCGCGGCCTGGCCCGATACGCCGCAATCGCGCGAGGCCAACTCTCGCCTGGGCGACCTGCGGGTGGCGGCGAACGACAGGGCGGGGGCGGTGCCCTATTACGCCGCCGCGCTGAAGGACTGGCCGCGCATCGGCTGGGCGGCGGATACGACGCTGAAACTGGCCGACGCCCTGTTCGCGACGCAGCGGAAGCCGCAAGGGTGCGCGGCCCTGGCTGAATTCACACGTCGCTATGCGCCCGCCGCTTCGGACCCGCAAAAGGCGCGGGCGGCGCAGTTGAAGACGACGGGCGCCTGCGCCTGA
- a CDS encoding cell envelope integrity protein TolA → MRRPSPAILGSLALHAGVVALAFVMVSHKTDEDETPLVASVPVTIVSEEVIQAAPADNPQPEPSPDDAATAPVQQPDPVPPTPEPTPPQPQPRPTPTPPRPTPPRPAPTPTPTPKPTPTPTPPRPTPRPQPPTPAPPTKAQPTPRPATPAPARPAPQRTEPSLDLDALAGPTRPTNNRGRPATGQQGAGAASQATGPQITAIFNQVYPNWILPCDIPGADQLRIQVELTLSSDGRITRGPSLINAQSSNVYRAAADGALRALRQTAPFDVPQGFPGGVYRPTFNTERACRNR, encoded by the coding sequence TTGCGTCGGCCGAGCCCCGCCATCCTCGGATCGCTCGCCCTGCACGCCGGGGTGGTCGCGCTCGCCTTCGTGATGGTGTCGCACAAGACGGACGAGGACGAGACGCCGCTGGTCGCCTCGGTGCCGGTGACCATCGTCTCGGAGGAGGTGATCCAGGCGGCGCCGGCGGACAATCCGCAGCCCGAACCCTCGCCCGACGACGCGGCGACCGCCCCGGTGCAGCAGCCCGATCCCGTGCCGCCGACGCCCGAACCGACGCCGCCGCAACCCCAGCCGCGCCCGACCCCGACCCCGCCGCGGCCCACGCCGCCGCGCCCGGCTCCGACGCCCACGCCGACGCCGAAGCCCACGCCGACCCCGACGCCGCCGCGTCCGACGCCTCGACCCCAGCCGCCGACGCCGGCGCCGCCGACCAAGGCCCAGCCGACCCCGCGCCCGGCGACGCCCGCGCCCGCCCGCCCGGCGCCCCAGCGCACCGAGCCGAGCCTGGATCTGGACGCCCTGGCCGGCCCGACGCGCCCGACCAACAATCGCGGCCGCCCGGCGACGGGGCAGCAGGGGGCGGGCGCGGCGTCCCAGGCCACGGGCCCGCAGATCACGGCCATCTTCAATCAGGTCTATCCGAACTGGATCCTGCCCTGCGACATCCCCGGCGCGGACCAGCTACGCATCCAGGTCGAACTGACCCTGTCTTCCGATGGACGGATCACGCGCGGGCCCAGCCTGATCAACGCTCAGTCGTCGAACGTCTATCGCGCCGCCGCCGACGGCGCCCTGCGCGCCCTGCGCCAGACCGCGCCCTTCGACGTGCCGCAGGGTTTCCCCGGCGGGGTCTATCGCCCGACCTTCAACACCGAACGGGCGTGCCGCAATCGCTAG
- a CDS encoding CopG family transcriptional regulator yields MRTTLTLDDDVLDAVRIIAASTGQTMGQVVSHLARSPLEKTPRKISYRNGVALLPDRGGPAITTEHVNALREELDWPSSVSKRASDA; encoded by the coding sequence ATGCGCACCACCCTCACGCTGGACGATGACGTGCTGGACGCCGTCAGGATCATCGCCGCCAGCACGGGTCAAACGATGGGTCAGGTCGTCTCCCATTTGGCGCGAAGCCCATTGGAAAAGACACCGCGAAAAATCAGTTATCGCAACGGCGTGGCCCTGCTGCCTGATCGCGGCGGCCCGGCGATTACGACTGAACACGTCAACGCGCTTCGTGAGGAATTGGACTGGCCGTCGTCCGTCTCCAAACGAGCGTCTGACGCCTAG
- the tolB gene encoding Tol-Pal system beta propeller repeat protein TolB, with the protein MRLNLLLASVAAVAMAAPLTTAAQTPQQNQPVEVEIDQGVLRPLQIAVVPFAGTHGSDISNVVSANLKRSGFFEPLNPSSFIETGLTLANAPNFPQWTQIGAQAVLYGGVTTRGDGRLDVGFRLYDPYRQCQLVSYQFTATQEQWRRIAHKISDVIYQRMTGEAGFFDSRVIFVSEEGTQLNRINRLTIADQDGFNPTYLTQGDEVIMSPRFSLSQPDEITYVALGKDYSRIYLYNLTTGRRESLGEFDGQVLAPRFSNDGNKIAFSIIRGGNTDVYVMDLRSRQITRLTSDPGIDTSPSFSPDGSQIVFTSDRSGSARLYVMRSDGSGQRPISRGGGIYTAPSWSPTGNLIAFTKQGGGRFSTGVMNADGSGERILSSSYFEEGPNWAPNGRYVMFARQTPGGDTRLWTVDLSGRVVSQAGYNGRGTDPAWSPLLDRGPSNLGVNQGADSCPA; encoded by the coding sequence ATGCGTCTGAACCTTCTTCTGGCCTCCGTGGCGGCTGTCGCGATGGCGGCTCCTCTGACGACGGCGGCGCAGACGCCTCAGCAGAATCAGCCGGTCGAGGTCGAGATCGATCAGGGCGTGCTGCGTCCCCTTCAGATCGCGGTCGTGCCGTTCGCCGGGACGCACGGGTCGGACATCTCCAATGTGGTCAGCGCCAATCTGAAGCGGTCGGGCTTCTTCGAGCCGCTGAACCCCTCCAGCTTCATCGAGACCGGCCTGACCCTGGCCAATGCGCCGAACTTTCCCCAATGGACCCAGATCGGCGCGCAGGCGGTGCTATACGGCGGTGTGACGACGCGAGGCGACGGGCGGCTGGACGTGGGTTTCCGCCTGTATGACCCCTACCGCCAGTGCCAGCTGGTCAGCTATCAGTTCACCGCGACCCAGGAGCAGTGGCGCCGGATCGCGCACAAGATTTCCGACGTCATCTATCAGCGCATGACCGGCGAAGCCGGCTTCTTCGATTCCCGCGTGATCTTCGTGTCCGAGGAGGGCACGCAGCTGAACCGGATCAACCGCCTGACCATCGCCGATCAGGACGGATTCAATCCGACCTATCTGACGCAGGGCGACGAGGTGATCATGTCGCCGCGCTTCTCGCTGTCGCAGCCGGACGAGATCACCTATGTGGCGCTGGGCAAGGACTACAGCCGCATCTACCTGTATAATCTGACGACGGGCCGGCGCGAGAGCCTGGGCGAGTTTGACGGTCAGGTGCTGGCGCCGCGCTTCTCCAACGACGGCAACAAGATCGCGTTTTCGATCATCCGGGGCGGCAATACCGACGTCTATGTGATGGACCTGCGCAGCCGCCAGATCACGCGCCTGACCAGCGACCCCGGTATCGACACCTCGCCGTCCTTTAGCCCGGACGGCAGCCAGATCGTCTTCACCTCGGACCGCTCGGGTTCGGCGCGCCTGTATGTCATGCGGTCGGACGGATCGGGCCAACGACCGATCTCGCGCGGCGGCGGCATCTATACGGCCCCGTCCTGGAGCCCGACCGGCAATCTGATCGCCTTCACCAAACAGGGTGGCGGCCGGTTCTCGACCGGGGTGATGAACGCCGACGGTTCGGGCGAGCGCATCCTGTCGTCCAGCTATTTCGAGGAAGGCCCGAACTGGGCGCCGAACGGCCGATACGTGATGTTTGCGCGCCAGACGCCGGGCGGCGACACGCGTCTGTGGACCGTGGACCTGTCGGGGCGCGTGGTGTCGCAGGCGGGCTATAACGGGCGCGGGACCGACCCGGCCTGGTCGCCGCTGCTGGACCGCGGCCCGAGCAATCTGGGCGTGAACCAGGGCGCCGACAGCTGCCCCGCCTAG
- a CDS encoding ExbD/TolR family protein: MALGGGASGGGRRGRRARKGPLTEINVTPLVDVMLVLLIIFMISAPLLTVGVPVELPKTEASAVEIKSEPLSVSIDQQGAIFVGDSETAFDALSTRLLTEAGGADKAVERPVFVRADGRAPYQAVARVMARLSASGFTKLNLITDTAPEA, translated from the coding sequence ATGGCTCTGGGTGGTGGTGCGAGCGGCGGCGGGCGCCGGGGACGCAGGGCGCGTAAGGGGCCTCTGACCGAGATCAACGTCACGCCTCTGGTGGACGTGATGCTGGTGCTGCTGATCATCTTCATGATCTCGGCGCCGCTGCTGACGGTGGGCGTGCCGGTCGAACTGCCCAAGACCGAGGCCAGCGCGGTCGAGATCAAGTCCGAACCCCTGTCGGTCAGCATCGACCAGCAGGGCGCGATCTTCGTCGGCGACAGCGAGACGGCGTTCGACGCCCTGTCCACGCGCCTGTTGACCGAGGCGGGCGGCGCCGACAAGGCGGTCGAGCGGCCGGTGTTCGTGCGGGCCGACGGGCGCGCGCCCTATCAGGCGGTGGCGCGGGTGATGGCGCGATTGAGCGCCTCGGGCTTCACCAAGCTGAACCTGATCACCGACACGGCGCCGGAGGCCTGA
- the tilS gene encoding tRNA lysidine(34) synthetase TilS, translating to MALALSGGGDSIALLLLTTNWARTRGRSVLALTVDHRLSADSGRWTDFAGRAARNAGADWRGLSWDGDKPAAGLTAAARAARHALIADAAREAGASVVLFAHTADDIAEADLMRSEGSTLGRVREWSPSPAWPEGRGLMLLRPLLGERRAGLRDWLAAQGADWIEDPANADPRFGRSRARQALAGAAPRSIDQAPSKTRARPTMDGEAMAYVDRDVGARALAAALVCVGGGSTPPRGARLEALMARLKAGEDFAATLCGARIEAVGATARLMREAGELRRRDISPLALTPGVEAVWDGRFVFCADRAGWSVVAARGRLASLSDADRAEINRLPAATRWAWPVLIRDDAVAPVLAGEGVERRGLVAERLRLALDETTHEDDLISATR from the coding sequence GTGGCGCTGGCCCTGTCGGGGGGCGGAGACTCCATTGCGCTGTTGCTGCTGACGACGAACTGGGCGCGGACGCGCGGGCGTTCGGTGCTGGCCCTGACCGTCGATCATCGGCTGAGTGCGGACAGCGGCCGCTGGACCGATTTTGCGGGCCGGGCGGCGCGGAACGCCGGGGCCGACTGGCGCGGGTTGAGCTGGGACGGGGACAAGCCCGCGGCCGGGCTGACGGCGGCGGCGCGGGCGGCGCGGCATGCGCTGATTGCGGATGCGGCGCGCGAGGCGGGGGCCTCGGTCGTCCTGTTCGCCCACACCGCCGACGACATCGCCGAGGCCGATCTGATGCGGAGCGAAGGCTCGACGCTGGGACGGGTGCGCGAATGGTCGCCGTCGCCGGCCTGGCCCGAGGGTCGAGGCCTGATGCTGTTGCGGCCGCTGCTGGGCGAGCGGCGGGCGGGCTTGCGGGACTGGCTGGCGGCGCAGGGGGCCGACTGGATCGAGGATCCCGCCAACGCCGATCCCCGCTTCGGCCGCAGCCGGGCGCGGCAGGCGCTGGCGGGCGCGGCGCCCCGGTCGATCGATCAGGCGCCGTCGAAAACCCGCGCGCGGCCGACGATGGACGGCGAGGCTATGGCGTATGTGGATCGCGACGTGGGCGCGCGGGCGCTGGCGGCGGCCCTGGTCTGCGTCGGCGGCGGATCGACGCCGCCTCGCGGCGCGCGGTTGGAAGCCCTGATGGCGCGGCTGAAGGCGGGTGAGGATTTCGCGGCGACCCTGTGCGGGGCGCGGATCGAGGCCGTCGGCGCGACGGCGCGGCTGATGCGCGAGGCCGGCGAGCTGCGCAGACGAGACATTTCGCCGCTGGCGCTGACGCCCGGCGTCGAGGCGGTGTGGGACGGGCGGTTCGTCTTCTGCGCCGATCGTGCCGGCTGGTCCGTCGTGGCGGCGCGGGGGCGGTTGGCCAGCCTGTCGGACGCCGACAGGGCCGAGATCAATCGGCTGCCGGCGGCGACGCGATGGGCCTGGCCTGTGTTGATCAGGGACGACGCGGTGGCCCCGGTTCTTGCAGGCGAAGGGGTCGAACGGCGCGGCCTTGTCGCGGAACGGCTCAGGCTGGCGCTGGACGAAACGACGCACGAAGACGACCTGATTTCCGCCACCCGATAG
- the pal gene encoding peptidoglycan-associated lipoprotein Pal encodes MKTSRILKLAMVGCAVAAMAACTRKPPVETGVPGPNDGTTQPTGPAYPTAPTGPVTGGSMGSAAPGTEQDFVVNVGDRIYFDLDSYEVRPEAMPRLDAQAQWLQRYPSVTVRIEGNADERGTREYNLALGARRAESVRTYLINRGIPAGRIDTISFGKERPIAEGSNEDAFARNRNAHTAIVSGAPR; translated from the coding sequence ATGAAGACTTCCCGCATTCTCAAACTGGCGATGGTCGGCTGCGCCGTCGCCGCCATGGCCGCCTGCACCCGAAAGCCCCCGGTCGAGACCGGCGTGCCCGGTCCGAACGACGGGACGACGCAACCGACGGGTCCGGCCTATCCGACCGCGCCGACCGGTCCGGTAACCGGCGGAAGCATGGGTTCGGCCGCGCCGGGCACCGAACAGGACTTCGTCGTCAACGTTGGCGACCGCATCTACTTTGACCTGGACTCCTATGAGGTCCGTCCCGAGGCCATGCCGCGCCTGGACGCCCAGGCTCAGTGGCTGCAGCGCTATCCGTCCGTGACGGTCCGCATCGAAGGCAACGCCGACGAACGCGGTACGCGTGAATACAATCTGGCGCTGGGCGCCCGCCGTGCGGAATCGGTGCGCACCTATCTGATCAACCGGGGCATTCCGGCCGGCCGGATCGACACCATCAGCTTCGGCAAGGAGCGGCCGATCGCGGAGGGTTCGAACGAGGACGCCTTCGCCCGCAACCGCAACGCCCACACCGCTATCGTCTCGGGCGCGCCGCGCTGA